One Portunus trituberculatus isolate SZX2019 chromosome 45, ASM1759143v1, whole genome shotgun sequence DNA segment encodes these proteins:
- the LOC123519681 gene encoding uncharacterized protein LOC123519681 → MSGRDTPESDQHKDLNRKVVASGVDQVPASLPHPDAISDQVAQDRRGTMRETHVNTQNLVKSDGNCTESSKALDTEGKGVSCIQPERVGILTLGDDKAENAESDSSSITTSEDKTGDAVTHVFSIRLTKEDNHEEPQPGLDAESQPAALETANTQVPPPLDATPGKPRAKGKRQKGFGAAKDGKDSDSSVSSRKKTSKSKAKIKSKFAPGSLEYIEERLCGRIFSGWVEERQWVESLSGYRDVIEVDEWEVEMNHQLQAIISSIQGVQEGTKWINITSPSDTPYYRLWVLLEAPPTPGHYWYIVKGVKLQPQFGLMILVKEIRTIHPHDGELAAARRARIKKASQGESRNELESMSDLVQDWMHQLSSLRPATILSAITSTLTLSNIKEAIRFLVVLVMTVVIGLVTFVREFHVVGLRFIREAGIFFHNATPFLQTCLGFFEKIVGGLYLLVAMVYRDFRRPSAPPASFGPPPAALTSSPPPRPPSGPRAIQYVSPQRWVVKTQNNEFT, encoded by the exons ATGTCTGGCCGGGACACACCAGAGAGTGACCAGCACAAGGACCTCAATAGGAAAGTAGTGGCCTCTGGGGTAGACCAAgtccctgcttccctcccacACCCAGACGCAATTAGTGATCAGGTAGCACAAGATAGAAGGGGGACGATGAGAGAAACTCATGTAAATACTCAAAACTTAGTCAAATCTGATGGGAATTGTACTGAAAGTTCAAAAGCTCTGGATACTGAAGGAAAAGGTGTATCATGCATCCAGCCAGAGAGAGTTGGAATCCTTACCTTAGGGGACGATAAAGCTGAAAATGCAGAAAGTGACAGTTCTTCCATCACAACCTCCGAGGATAAGACTGGGGATGCTGTAACGCACGTCTTTTCCATTCGCTTGACTAAGGAGGACAACCATGAAGAGCCACAACCTGGATTAGATGCTGAATCTCAACCGGCAGCCTTAGAAACAGCCAACACccaggttcctcctcctcttgatgcaACACCAGGCAAACCCAGAGCCAAGGGTAAAAGACAGAAGGGTTTTGGTGCGGCAAAGGATGGCAAGGACTCTGATTCCTCTGTGTCATCAAGGAAGAAGACATCAAAGAGCAAAGCAAAGATTAAGTCTAAGTTTGCACCTGGAAGTCTAGAATACATTGAGGAACGACTGTGTGGGCGAATCTTCTCAGGCTGGGTAGAGGAACGACAGTGGGTGGAGAGTTTAAGTGGGTACAGGGATGTCATAGAAGTGGATGAGTGGGAAGTGGAGATGAACCATCAGCTACAGGCCATAATCTCCAGCATTCAAGGCGTGCAGGAGGGAACTAAGTGGATCAACATTACTT CCCCCAGTGATACACCTTACTACCGGCTGTGGGTGTTGCTGGAGGCACCCCCAACTCCTGGCCACTACTGGTACATCGTCAAAGGGGTAAAGTTGCAGCCTCAATTTGGTCTCATGATCTTGGTGAAAGAAATCAG GACTATTCACCCTCATGATGGCGAACTGGCGGCAGCAAGGCGAGCACGTATTAAGAAAGCTTCCCAAGGTGAATCAAGGAATGAACTAGAGAGTATGAGTGACTTAGTTCAGGACTGGATGCATCAGCTCTCCAGTCTGAGGCCAGCCACTATCCTCTCAGCGATCACCTCAACGTTGACTTTATCCAATATCAAGGAGGCAATTAG GTTCCTTGTTGTGCTGGTAATGACAGTGGTGATAGGTCTGGTAACCTTTGTGAGAGAGTTTCATGTGGTGGGGTTACGGTTCATCAGAGAGGCGGGGATCTTCTTCCACAATGCAACACCTTTCCTTCAGACTTGTTTAGGATTCTTTGAAAAAATAGTTGGTGGCCTGTACCTGCTGGTGGCAATGGTGTACCGGGACTTCCGCCGGCCCAGCGCTCCACCAGCTTCCTTTGGTCCTCCTCCCGCAGCCCTTACCTCCAGTCCCCCACCTAGACCTCCTAGTGGCCCTAGAGCAATACAGTATGTTTCCCCACAGCGCTGGGTtgtcaaaacacaaaataacgaGTTTACCTAA
- the LOC123519678 gene encoding histone-lysine N-methyltransferase SUV39H2-like, whose product MEEEASKVEMTASPVFQAKLQSLKKLNSSFIEFNEEFNKLKQAFNDYKTKSFFFPHPELTKPFAQHLKQIESELQGMGNLLKKEVGNKFESKVSSPNVSLNAADLPELTGHTPDHSEIPGKVSGSASITPPASEVGNDEILATSLDTTDNDRKRKSRTSTELPSPKSKRLRRTLIDDYMTRKDGSKNSGGDEPQEEEEFEVQSIVDMRKSQGSYAYHVTWKGYGPEDNTWEPSSNLTSCEELLVEFFKSKFRQRDKEDQKLEDFCFLMHYDPSIKGAIRRAVFEHYCDDSRIEYRSVLAQIFSVKNSVSKPQIDMDELIERAIISRKRERYQKQLKMILEEKISYDVKKKREVQLAELRKWERKINSICSDPAKLCVENNIDLEMPPMDFVYINECRAGEGVTIPSDPLVGCECEDCSNNKRCCATQMGSWAPYNKAGRVKVSLGTAIYECNKRCLCGPNCSNRVVQKGRTISLCIFRTANGRGWGVKAMENIKKDSLVTEYVGEVITSEEAERRGRIYDAQRCTYLFDLDYNKGDQNPYTVDAAKFGNVSHFINHSCDPNLVVYNVWVDCLDPDMPRLALFATQDIKKGEELTFDYNSGLESESNVKKEHKEESFTTPEKGKEEQDVPELFMKTPKGNRGLQYGKTLCRCGAANCRQYFF is encoded by the exons atggaggaggaggccagCAAGGTGGAAATGACGGCCAGTCCCGTATTTCAGGCTAAATTG CAATCCCTGAAGAAACTGAACTCTTCATTCATTGAGTTCAATGAAGAATTTAACAAACTGAAGCAGGCATTCAATGACTACAAGACAAAGAGTTTCTTCTTTCCACATCCTGAGCTTACTAAGCCATTTGCTCAGCATTTGAAACAG ATTGAGAGTGAGCTGCAGGGTATGGGTAACTTGCTGAAGAAGGAAGTTGGCAACAAATTTGAGAGTAAAGTCAGCAGCCCAAATGTTTCACTGAATGCAGCTGACTTGCCTGAACTAACTGGACACACACCAGACCACTCAG AAATCCCTGGGAAGGTGAGTGGGTCTGCAAGCATCACTCCCCCAGCTTCAGAGGTTGGCAATGATGAGATCTTGGCCACATCTCTAGACACCACAGACAATGACAGGAAGCGGAAAAGTAGAACCTCCACAGAGTTGCCGTCTCCCAAGAGTAAGAGGCTGCGGAGAACCTTGATAGATGACTACATGACCAGGAAAGATGGCAGCAAGAACTCAGGTGGTGACGAgccacaagaagaggaagagtttgaAGTGCAGAGTATAGTAGACATGAGGAAAAGCCAG GGTAGCTACGCATACCATGTCACCTGGAAAGGTTATGGCCCTGAGGACAACACCTGGGAACCTTCTTCTAACCTGACCAGCTGTGAGGAGCTTCTGGTGGAATTCTTCAAAAGCAAGTTCAGGCAAAGGGACAAGGAAGATCAGAAATTAGAGGA TTTCTGTTTCCTTATGCACTATGACCCAAGCATCAAAGGCGCCATCCGACGAGCAGTGTTTGAACACTATTGTGACGACAGTAGAATAGAGTACCGCTCCGTACTGGCACAGATCTTCTCAGTTAAAAACTCTGTGTCCAAGCCTCAAATAGACATGGATGAACTCATTGAGAGAGCTATTATTTCAAGGAAG agagagagataccaaaaGCAGCTGAAAATGATACTGGAAGAGAAGATTTCATATGATGTCAAGAAAAAACGAGAAGTGCAATTAGCAGAGTTGaggaagtgggagaggaagatcAACTCCATCTGCTCTGACCCAGCCAAGCTGTGTGTGGAGAACAACATTGACCTTGAAATGCCTCCCATGGACTTTGTGTACATCAATGAGTGCCGG GCTGGAGAAGGAGTCACCATTCCATCTGACCCATTGGTTGGCTGTGAGTGTGAAgactgcagcaacaacaaaagatgTTGTGCTACACAGATGGGATCATGGGCTCCTTACAACAAAGCTGGTAGAGTCAAG GTCTCTCTTGGCACTGCCATTTATGAGTGCAACAAGCGTTGCTTGTGTGGCCCTAACTGCTCAAACAGAGTAGTGCAGAAAGGCCGCACCATCAGCCTCTGTATTTTCCGCACTGCCAATGGCCGTGGCTGGGGAGTGAAGGCGAtggaaaacataaagaaagattCCTTAGTGACAGAATATGTTGGAGAGGTTATAACTTCAGAAGaggcagaaagaagaggaaggatttatg atGCTCAGAGGTGCACATATCTATTTGACCTGGACTATAACAAGGGTGACCAGAATCCATACACTGTTGATGCTGCCAAGTTTGGTAATGTCTCCCACTTCATCAACCACTCA TGTGATCCCAATCTGGTTGTATATAATGTTTGGGTGGACTGCCTCGATCCAGACATGCCAAGATTAGCCTTGTTTGCCACTCAGGATATCAAGAAAGGTGAAGAACTCACCTTTGACTACAACTCGGGACTGGAATCTGAATCAAACGTGAAGAAAG AGCATAAAGAGGAAAGCTTTACAACACCAGAGAAAGGCAAGGAGGAACAGGATGTTCCAGAACTGTTTATGAAGACCCCCAAGGGTAACAGAGGACTCCAGTATGGCAAAACTCTCTGCAGATGTGGAGCTGCTAATTGCAGGCAGTActtcttttag
- the LOC123519256 gene encoding uncharacterized protein C2orf16-like → MATRRHSTGNDSHATHGHHENHDHEGHGRSDDRGHASRRDYLSPPEDRRQETHLSPHRYQRSHSRRSPQRHPSLRGSRSPFRHHCPHCHKHKQNASSRNGRSPSGRHSPNGSRRHSPSSSSRRHSPSSSSRRSTSDLLSPDDHHRPSRRHSSTVQPDVTVCHEHTHRRHSSDSRHSSRH, encoded by the coding sequence ATGGCCACCCGACGCCACTCCACCGGCAATGACAGTCACGCGACTCATGGACACCACGAGAATCATGATCACGAAGGTCACGGTCGTTCAGATGACAGAGGTCACGCCAGCCGTCGTGATTACCTGAGTCCACCTGAAGACCGTCGGCAGGAGACACATCTCAGCCCTCACAGATACCAGCGGTCGCACTCCCGACGCAGCCCTCAGAGACACCCAAGTCTCCGGGGCAGTCGGAGTCCATTCAGACATCATTGCCCACACTGCCACAAGCATAAGCAAAATGCAAGCTCTAGAAATGGCCGCAGCCCCAGTGGACGTCACAGCCCCAACGGCAGCAGGCGTCACAGCccaagcagtagcagcagacgCCACAGCCCTAGCAGCAGTAGTCGCCGTAGTACCAGTGATCTTCTCAGCCCAGACGACCACCACAGACCTTCGCGGCGGCACAGCTCAACTGTTCAGCCTGACGTTACGGTGTGCCACGAACACACGCACAGGCGTCACAGCTCAGACAGTCGCCACAGTAGCAGACACTAG